One Nitrospira sp. DNA window includes the following coding sequences:
- a CDS encoding Cell division initiation protein DivIVA, which produces MKITPIDIQQMAFPVKFRGYDREEVNRFLEELALTVENLNRENNALRDKLATTEQQVADLRRTEATLSSTLVSAQSLAEDVKRSAQRESELIVKEAELKASEIIRQARVSLSDMQRGLADLQKQRLMMVERFRATLRSFERMLEVEESEAYQPDPPSIEGKLAGESSSAR; this is translated from the coding sequence ATGAAAATCACTCCCATCGACATCCAGCAGATGGCCTTTCCGGTCAAGTTTCGAGGTTACGACCGAGAGGAGGTCAACCGCTTTCTCGAAGAGCTGGCCCTGACGGTCGAGAATTTGAATCGGGAAAACAACGCGCTTCGCGACAAGCTTGCCACCACCGAACAGCAGGTCGCAGATCTGCGGCGTACGGAGGCCACCCTCTCCAGCACGCTGGTGTCGGCGCAATCGTTGGCCGAGGATGTGAAGCGGTCCGCACAGCGGGAATCCGAGTTGATCGTCAAGGAAGCAGAATTGAAGGCGAGCGAAATCATCCGGCAGGCGCGGGTGAGTCTGTCCGACATGCAGCGCGGCCTCGCGGACCTGCAGAAGCAGCGGTTGATGATGGTGGAGCGGTTCCGTGCGACCCTGCGCTCGTTCGAGCGGATGTTGGAGGTCGAAGAAAGCGAAGCCTATCAACCGGATCCCCCATCGATCGAGGGGAAGCTGGCCGGTGAATCAAGCTCGGCTCGTTGA
- a CDS encoding YggT family protein, giving the protein MFVMSNVLQGLATILDTVLWLYMWVIIARALISWVNPDPWNPIVQFLERVTEPVLTPIRRLVGWRMGIDLSPMIAILILVFLQYAVVQSLRDIAVRMH; this is encoded by the coding sequence TGGCGACGATCTTGGATACGGTGCTGTGGCTTTATATGTGGGTCATCATCGCCCGCGCATTGATTTCGTGGGTCAATCCGGACCCCTGGAATCCCATCGTACAATTTCTTGAACGTGTGACGGAGCCTGTGCTCACGCCGATCCGTCGTCTGGTCGGGTGGCGCATGGGCATCGACCTGTCGCCGATGATTGCGATCCTGATCCTTGTGTTTCTACAATATGCCGTGGTTCAATCGTTGCGGGATATCGCCGTGCGGATGCATTAA
- a CDS encoding Beta-lactamase class C-like and penicillin binding proteins (PBPs) superfamily — translation MTASDPIQSALRAAVADGTFPGAVLAVRLRGASVYEWAVGRLSLQPSSEEVTVETSYDLASLTKVLATTTALLLLIQRELASLDDRIDHILAELRGRPVGSATVRHLLMHSSGLPGWRPYYERIAATEAVQPGIFGSIAARQAMLNSIATEDLLYEKGSRSLYSDLGFMLLGFAVERLSGESLDQLCRDRIYRPLDACPLHYLPCGPLSMSVPPSGSTLTIAPTEEDPWRGRTLRGEVHDENAFALGGVAGHAGLFGTARAVLAVAQAWMNGRRGKAGLLEPEFVRCFTARQHTVPNSSWALGWDTPSAPSSSGTLFSPESFGHLGYTGTSLWIDPVKELEVVLLSNRVHPTRRNERIRAFRPLIHDLVYREFLGG, via the coding sequence ATGACGGCATCGGATCCAATTCAGTCGGCGCTGCGGGCAGCCGTCGCTGACGGCACCTTTCCCGGCGCCGTCCTGGCGGTCCGGTTACGCGGGGCGTCGGTCTATGAATGGGCCGTCGGGCGCCTGTCTCTCCAGCCTTCGAGCGAGGAGGTGACGGTCGAGACCTCTTATGACCTCGCCTCCCTGACCAAGGTTCTCGCGACGACGACGGCGTTGCTGCTTCTGATCCAACGTGAATTGGCCTCCCTGGATGATCGGATCGACCACATTCTTGCGGAACTCAGGGGAAGGCCGGTCGGAAGTGCGACGGTGCGGCACTTGTTGATGCATAGTTCCGGCCTTCCCGGTTGGCGCCCCTATTATGAACGGATCGCCGCGACGGAGGCGGTTCAGCCGGGGATTTTTGGGAGCATCGCCGCGCGACAGGCGATGCTGAACTCTATTGCGACGGAAGACCTGCTGTACGAGAAGGGCTCGCGCAGCCTCTACAGTGATCTCGGCTTCATGTTGCTGGGGTTCGCGGTAGAACGGCTGTCGGGCGAGTCGCTCGATCAGTTGTGTCGGGATCGAATCTATCGCCCGCTCGATGCCTGCCCGCTTCACTATCTGCCGTGCGGGCCGCTCTCGATGTCTGTCCCACCGTCCGGATCGACACTCACGATCGCCCCCACGGAAGAAGATCCCTGGCGTGGACGAACGTTGCGCGGCGAGGTCCACGACGAAAATGCCTTTGCGCTGGGCGGGGTGGCGGGCCATGCAGGGTTGTTCGGCACCGCACGAGCGGTGCTCGCGGTCGCGCAGGCCTGGATGAATGGCCGTCGGGGAAAGGCGGGACTGTTGGAACCGGAATTCGTCCGATGTTTCACGGCGCGGCAGCACACGGTCCCGAATTCCAGCTGGGCCTTGGGATGGGATACGCCGTCGGCGCCGTCTTCGTCCGGGACGTTATTTTCTCCAGAGTCGTTCGGCCATCTCGGATATACCGGCACGTCGTTGTGGATCGACCCGGTCAAGGAACTGGAGGTGGTGCTGCTCTCGAATCGTGTACATCCCACGAGACGGAACGAGCGCATCCGCGCCTTCCGCCCGCTGATCCATGATCTCGTGTATCGGGAATTCCTGGGAGGCTAG
- a CDS encoding Cardiolipin synthase (CMP-forming), eukaryotic type Cls-II, with translation MNMNVPNSLTILRILLIPVYVGLLNYEQFDYALATLFIAGLTDALDGTIARVANQRTRLGEVLDPLADKLMLTTGFITLSVMHLVPLWATILVASRDLMLMLGAAVAHFTDAQVDISPTVLGKGTTLIQLTTLVAVVFFASRRLDLAMLDPLLYLMGGVTLLSGLHYLSRGYSRITSGHA, from the coding sequence ATGAACATGAATGTTCCCAACAGCCTGACGATCCTGCGCATCCTGTTGATTCCGGTGTACGTAGGGTTGCTGAACTATGAGCAATTCGACTATGCCCTCGCCACGCTCTTCATCGCCGGGCTGACGGACGCCCTCGACGGCACGATCGCCCGGGTCGCCAACCAGCGAACCAGGCTCGGGGAAGTGTTGGATCCCTTGGCGGACAAGCTGATGCTCACGACCGGCTTCATTACGCTGTCCGTCATGCATCTGGTGCCGCTCTGGGCCACGATTCTGGTCGCCAGCCGCGACCTCATGCTGATGTTGGGGGCGGCGGTCGCCCATTTCACCGATGCGCAAGTCGATATTTCGCCGACGGTGTTGGGGAAGGGAACCACCTTGATTCAGCTGACGACCCTGGTGGCCGTCGTGTTTTTCGCATCGCGGCGGCTCGACCTCGCCATGCTCGATCCGCTCCTCTATCTCATGGGGGGAGTCACGCTGCTGTCCGGACTGCACTATCTCTCGCGCGGCTACAGCCGCATCACCTCCGGCCATGCCTGA
- a CDS encoding Type IV fimbrial assembly protein PilC has translation MGTFAYVGRNRQGAVKKGELTAKTRDEAVDQLRKQQVVVTSLEEKSGKGGKLNFSIGSGLTDKDLVVFTRQFGTMINAGLPLIQCLDILSTQSENKVLRETVGDVKNSVEAGSTFSDALKKHPKVFDDLYVNMIHAGEVGGLLDTILTRLAKHIEKAMKLKGQIKSAMVYPSAIVGVAVIVISVLMVWVIPIFAKMFAEMSGGKIGLPGPTQLVIDISNFFQSYWYFMGGALIGTIYAIKRYYGTVNGRVVIDRLLLKIPVVGDLIRKASVAKFTRTLGTLITSGVPLLEGLSICAKTSGNKVIEEALMNARVSISGGKTISEPLAKGNVFPKMVTHMIAVGESTGALDAMLGKIADFYEDEVDQAVAALTSLLEPIMMVVLGTIIGFIVIAMYLPIFTMAQAIQ, from the coding sequence ATGGGTACATTCGCCTACGTCGGACGGAACCGCCAGGGTGCCGTGAAGAAGGGGGAGTTGACCGCCAAGACGAGAGATGAGGCGGTCGACCAGCTGCGTAAACAGCAGGTCGTGGTGACCAGCCTGGAGGAGAAATCCGGCAAGGGCGGGAAGCTGAACTTCAGCATCGGGAGCGGTCTCACCGATAAGGACTTGGTGGTGTTCACCCGCCAGTTCGGCACGATGATCAATGCGGGACTGCCGCTGATTCAATGCCTCGACATCCTCTCCACCCAATCCGAAAACAAAGTCCTGCGGGAAACGGTCGGTGACGTGAAGAACAGCGTGGAGGCGGGGTCCACCTTTTCCGACGCCCTGAAGAAGCATCCGAAAGTGTTCGACGACCTCTATGTGAACATGATCCATGCCGGTGAGGTCGGCGGTCTGCTCGATACGATTCTGACCCGTTTGGCGAAGCACATCGAGAAGGCGATGAAGCTGAAGGGGCAGATCAAGTCGGCCATGGTCTATCCTTCCGCCATCGTCGGCGTCGCCGTCATCGTCATCAGCGTCCTGATGGTCTGGGTGATCCCGATTTTCGCCAAGATGTTCGCCGAAATGTCGGGCGGGAAAATCGGGTTGCCCGGTCCGACCCAGCTGGTCATCGACATCAGTAATTTCTTCCAGAGCTACTGGTATTTCATGGGCGGGGCCTTGATCGGCACGATCTACGCGATCAAGCGGTACTATGGAACGGTCAACGGCCGGGTCGTCATCGACCGGCTGCTCTTGAAGATTCCCGTCGTCGGGGATCTGATCAGAAAGGCGTCCGTCGCGAAATTCACCCGCACGTTGGGGACGTTGATCACCAGCGGTGTGCCGTTGTTGGAAGGCCTGAGTATCTGCGCCAAAACGTCCGGCAACAAGGTGATCGAAGAAGCGTTGATGAACGCGCGGGTCAGCATCAGCGGCGGGAAAACGATTTCCGAGCCGCTGGCCAAGGGCAATGTGTTTCCCAAGATGGTCACCCACATGATCGCGGTCGGTGAGTCCACCGGCGCGCTCGATGCCATGCTGGGCAAGATCGCCGATTTCTACGAAGACGAAGTCGATCAGGCGGTGGCAGCCCTGACCTCGCTCCTCGAACCGATCATGATGGTGGTGTTGGGGACGATCATCGGGTTCATCGTCATCGCGATGTATCTTCCGATCTTCACGATGGCGCAGGCCATCCAATAA